Proteins encoded within one genomic window of Equus przewalskii isolate Varuska chromosome 3, EquPr2, whole genome shotgun sequence:
- the PLLP gene encoding plasmolipin isoform X2 — protein sequence MGTRLSPHRFQVLGLLVWALIADTPYHLYPAYGWVMFVAVFLWLVTIVFFILYLFQLHMKLHMVPWPLVLMIFNVGATVLYITAFITCSAVVDLTSLKGTRPYNQRAAASFFACLVMIAYGASAFFSFQAWRGVGSNAATSQMAGGYA from the exons ATGGGGACACGGCTCTCCCCACACCGGTTTCAG GTGCTGGGGCTGCTGGTGTGGGCCCTGATTGCTGACACCCCGTACCACCTGTACCCGGCCTACGGCTGGGTGATGTTCGTCGCTGTCTTCCTCTGGCTGGTGACAATCGTCTTCTTCATCCTCTACCTGTTTCAGCTGCACATGAAATTGCATATGGTGCCGTGGCCGCTGGTG tTAATGATATTCAACGTGGGCGCCACGGTTCTCTACATCACGGCCTTCATCACCTGCTCGGCTGTGGTTGACCTGACCTCCCTGAAGGGCACCCGGCCGTACAACCAGCGGGCAGCCGCCTCG TTCTTCGCTTGTTTAGTGATGATCGCCTACGGAGCGAGCGCCTTCTTCAGCTTCCAGGCCTGGCGGGGAGTGGGCAGCAACGCGGCCACCAGTCAGATGGCTGGCGGCTACGCCTAG
- the PLLP gene encoding plasmolipin isoform X1 → MAEFPAKVSTRTSSPAQGAGASVSALRPDLGFVRSSLGALMLLQLVLGLLVWALIADTPYHLYPAYGWVMFVAVFLWLVTIVFFILYLFQLHMKLHMVPWPLVLMIFNVGATVLYITAFITCSAVVDLTSLKGTRPYNQRAAASFFACLVMIAYGASAFFSFQAWRGVGSNAATSQMAGGYA, encoded by the exons ATGGCCGAGTTCCCGGCGAAAGTGAGCACCAGGACCAGCAGCCCCGCGCAGGGCGCCGGCGCCTCGGTCTCGGCGCTGCGCCCCGACCTGGGCTTCGTGCGCTCCAGCCTCGGGGCGCTCATGCTGCTGCAGCTG GTGCTGGGGCTGCTGGTGTGGGCCCTGATTGCTGACACCCCGTACCACCTGTACCCGGCCTACGGCTGGGTGATGTTCGTCGCTGTCTTCCTCTGGCTGGTGACAATCGTCTTCTTCATCCTCTACCTGTTTCAGCTGCACATGAAATTGCATATGGTGCCGTGGCCGCTGGTG tTAATGATATTCAACGTGGGCGCCACGGTTCTCTACATCACGGCCTTCATCACCTGCTCGGCTGTGGTTGACCTGACCTCCCTGAAGGGCACCCGGCCGTACAACCAGCGGGCAGCCGCCTCG TTCTTCGCTTGTTTAGTGATGATCGCCTACGGAGCGAGCGCCTTCTTCAGCTTCCAGGCCTGGCGGGGAGTGGGCAGCAACGCGGCCACCAGTCAGATGGCTGGCGGCTACGCCTAG